One Kribbella sp. NBC_00662 genomic region harbors:
- a CDS encoding MaoC/PaaZ C-terminal domain-containing protein, which yields MVIEVGTELPPLTVTFRRDDLVRYAGASGDFNPIHWSDRMAGALGLPGVIAHGMLTMASAVRVVTDWISDPADLIEYGVRFTKPVVVPDDDKGVNVTFSAKVDKVADGRAEIDITAVAGEEKVLGRARAVVRVR from the coding sequence ATCGTGATCGAGGTCGGCACCGAGCTCCCGCCGCTGACCGTCACCTTCCGGCGCGACGACCTGGTCCGGTATGCCGGTGCCAGCGGCGACTTCAACCCGATCCACTGGAGCGACCGGATGGCCGGCGCGCTCGGGCTGCCCGGCGTGATCGCCCACGGCATGCTCACGATGGCGTCCGCGGTCCGCGTCGTCACGGACTGGATCTCCGATCCGGCCGACCTGATCGAGTACGGCGTACGGTTCACCAAGCCCGTCGTCGTACCGGATGACGACAAGGGTGTGAACGTGACGTTCTCCGCAAAGGTGGACAAAGTTGCGGACGGGCGGGCCGAGATCGACATCACGGCGGTTGCCGGCGAGGAGAAGGTGCTCGGCCGGGCCAGGGCGGTCGTGCGCGTCCGGTGA
- a CDS encoding MaoC family dehydratase N-terminal domain-containing protein: MTIDATMVGRSYAAAESYQVGREKIREFADAIGDPNPAYRGDDAVAPPTFAFMLGSRALEQLLNDEELGLRLDRIVHGAQKFSYTRPIKAGDDIAATATITTVRKAGDVEVIMYETALTTVDGDPIATSTSTISHNRGES; encoded by the coding sequence ATGACGATCGACGCCACGATGGTCGGCCGGAGCTACGCGGCCGCCGAGTCCTACCAGGTCGGCCGGGAGAAGATCCGCGAGTTCGCCGACGCGATCGGCGACCCCAACCCGGCGTACCGCGGTGATGACGCCGTGGCGCCGCCGACGTTCGCGTTCATGCTCGGCAGCCGCGCGCTGGAGCAGCTGCTGAACGACGAGGAGCTCGGCCTGCGGCTGGACCGGATCGTGCACGGCGCGCAGAAGTTCAGCTACACCCGCCCGATCAAGGCCGGCGACGACATCGCCGCGACCGCGACCATCACCACCGTCCGCAAGGCCGGTGACGTCGAGGTGATCATGTACGAGACCGCCCTGACCACTGTCGACGGCGACCCGATCGCCACCTCGACGTCGACGATCTCGCACAACCGGGGTGAATCGTGA
- the rpmG gene encoding 50S ribosomal protein L33, whose protein sequence is MAKSTDIRPKITLACTVCKERNYITKKNRRNDPDRLELKKYCHRCNDHTDHRETR, encoded by the coding sequence GTGGCCAAGTCGACCGACATTCGCCCGAAGATCACGCTGGCGTGCACGGTGTGCAAGGAGCGGAACTACATCACCAAGAAGAACCGGCGCAACGACCCGGATCGTCTTGAGCTGAAGAAGTACTGCCACCGGTGCAACGACCACACCGACCACCGCGAGACTCGCTGA
- a CDS encoding DUF899 family protein, with translation MTAMPTVVSAEEWEKARAELLVAEKAATREQDRLAAQRRRLPMVEFGQYTFAGPDGPVTLRELFGDQQQLALYQFMHSGPDHFCPGCTHFTKHVSNLDVLARSGVAWATVSDMPIDQMAGYWTKMGWDVPFASSAGTTFSADCGAGGGFLLNMFLRDGDTVYRTYSTGSRGVDRLLFVNHLLDHAPYGRQEDWEDSPEGWPQEPTYG, from the coding sequence ATGACTGCAATGCCGACAGTTGTCTCGGCCGAGGAGTGGGAGAAGGCTCGCGCAGAGCTCCTGGTCGCGGAGAAGGCGGCCACTCGGGAGCAGGACCGGCTCGCCGCGCAGCGCCGGCGGTTGCCGATGGTGGAGTTCGGCCAGTACACATTTGCCGGGCCGGACGGGCCGGTGACGCTGCGGGAGCTGTTCGGCGACCAGCAGCAGCTCGCGCTCTACCAGTTCATGCACTCCGGCCCGGACCACTTCTGCCCGGGCTGCACGCACTTCACCAAGCACGTCAGCAACCTCGACGTGCTGGCCCGCAGCGGCGTGGCCTGGGCGACCGTGTCCGACATGCCGATCGACCAGATGGCCGGCTACTGGACGAAGATGGGCTGGGACGTCCCGTTCGCCTCATCTGCGGGTACGACGTTCTCCGCCGACTGCGGTGCGGGCGGCGGATTCCTGCTCAACATGTTCCTGCGCGACGGCGACACGGTGTACCGCACCTACTCGACCGGCTCGCGCGGGGTCGACCGCTTGCTGTTCGTGAACCACCTCCTCGATCACGCGCCGTACGGCCGCCAGGAGGACTGGGAGGACTCCCCCGAAGGCTGGCCGCAGGAGCCCACGTACGGCTAG
- a CDS encoding LLM class flavin-dependent oxidoreductase translates to MKFCTYTLIDNSPDPISGVQLTPAERFQHVVRQAQWAEELGFDGYGVGERHAQRFISSSPPVVLSYIAASTSRIRLLTTVTVLSLLDPVRVAEDYATLDQLSGGRLDIIIGKGNDPDQNALFGYELDGQWDRNREKYELLRRLLRETGVSWSGRYRPALTGATTQPRPYRADGIPLWHGSASSTESTELAARWGDPLFSANGFHPLEKYAGLIRHYRERWEAHGRDPADAVVGAGFNGLYVRKSSQEAVEGYRPIFDAFMDSPGARHNQLPFRTLEEFLEGGSVLVGSPEQVIDKFGRYQEAFGHELSGISLEVAGLPEDENRESVETFVTEVMPVLRSSYPSRVWS, encoded by the coding sequence ATGAAGTTCTGTACCTACACGCTGATCGACAACTCGCCCGATCCGATCAGCGGGGTGCAGTTGACGCCGGCGGAGCGGTTCCAGCACGTCGTACGGCAGGCTCAGTGGGCAGAGGAGCTTGGCTTCGACGGGTACGGCGTGGGCGAGCGGCATGCGCAACGCTTCATCTCCTCGTCGCCGCCGGTCGTCCTGTCCTACATCGCTGCCAGCACGTCGAGGATCCGCCTGCTGACCACGGTGACCGTTCTGTCGCTGCTGGATCCGGTGCGGGTGGCGGAGGACTACGCGACGCTCGACCAGCTGTCGGGTGGTCGGCTGGACATCATCATCGGCAAGGGCAACGACCCGGACCAGAACGCGCTGTTTGGGTACGAGCTGGACGGGCAGTGGGACCGCAACCGGGAGAAGTACGAACTGCTGCGGCGGCTGCTGCGCGAGACCGGAGTGTCGTGGTCCGGTCGGTATCGCCCCGCGTTGACGGGCGCGACCACGCAGCCTCGGCCGTACCGAGCAGACGGCATCCCGTTGTGGCATGGGTCGGCGTCGTCGACCGAGTCCACTGAGCTGGCCGCCCGTTGGGGTGACCCGTTGTTCTCGGCGAACGGGTTCCACCCGCTGGAGAAGTACGCCGGACTGATCAGGCACTACCGGGAGCGCTGGGAGGCGCACGGGCGCGATCCCGCGGACGCTGTCGTCGGAGCGGGATTCAACGGCCTCTACGTTCGCAAGAGCTCACAGGAGGCCGTCGAGGGGTACCGGCCGATCTTCGACGCGTTCATGGACTCACCCGGTGCGAGGCACAACCAGCTGCCGTTCCGGACGCTGGAGGAGTTCCTCGAGGGCGGATCGGTGCTGGTCGGGTCGCCGGAGCAGGTGATCGACAAGTTCGGTCGCTATCAGGAGGCCTTCGGCCACGAGCTGTCCGGCATTTCGCTGGAGGTCGCCGGACTCCCGGAGGACGAGAACCGGGAGTCCGTCGAGACCTTCGTCACAGAAGTCATGCCAGTGCTGCGCTCGTCGTACCCGAGCCGCGTCTGGTCCTAG
- a CDS encoding DUF1684 domain-containing protein: MTVVSDLEQDWHTWHAARERDLDTDYGWLSVVAFDWLPTSPVALRGLPGIWWADEQRAHVTADGQLTLSGEPVNGTVSASVAEAGSLSWLLYGDRLVELVLRGGRYAVRQRDPHAATRQEFSGVPTYPLDDAWVVTGYFTPRAKPERVEVSTARDDLRQHVTAVGAVHVALGGTAYELVATAAGDGRLNLSFHDKTNGEETAPWRTVTTGPVGRDGSVVIDFNRTINLPFAFTAYGTCPAPVPGNRIGLPVTAGEKKVR, encoded by the coding sequence ATGACCGTCGTATCCGATCTCGAGCAGGACTGGCACACCTGGCACGCGGCCCGCGAACGCGACCTGGACACCGACTACGGCTGGCTGTCCGTCGTCGCCTTCGACTGGCTGCCCACCTCACCGGTCGCACTGCGCGGCCTGCCAGGCATCTGGTGGGCCGACGAGCAGCGCGCACACGTGACCGCCGACGGGCAGTTGACGCTGAGCGGGGAGCCCGTGAACGGCACAGTGTCCGCCAGCGTCGCCGAAGCCGGTTCACTCAGCTGGCTGCTGTACGGCGATCGCCTGGTCGAGCTGGTGCTTCGCGGCGGACGGTACGCCGTACGTCAGCGGGATCCGCATGCTGCGACGAGGCAGGAGTTCAGCGGCGTACCGACGTACCCGCTGGACGACGCGTGGGTCGTGACGGGGTACTTCACGCCGAGGGCCAAGCCGGAGCGGGTGGAGGTGTCTACCGCGAGGGACGACCTGCGGCAGCACGTGACAGCGGTCGGTGCGGTGCATGTTGCGCTGGGCGGTACGGCGTACGAACTGGTCGCCACTGCCGCGGGAGACGGGCGTCTGAACCTGTCCTTCCACGACAAGACGAACGGCGAGGAGACCGCGCCCTGGCGGACGGTGACCACCGGACCGGTCGGGCGGGACGGGTCCGTGGTCATCGACTTCAACCGGACGATCAACCTGCCGTTCGCGTTCACGGCGTACGGGACCTGCCCGGCACCGGTCCCCGGCAACCGCATCGGGCTGCCGGTGACCGCGGGCGAGAAGAAGGTCAGATGA
- a CDS encoding LLM class flavin-dependent oxidoreductase gives MPVEFLGIAGTNPASEVTPRTGGPLDLEYTAKLARAHEDNGWDRILFAYHSGSPDPAQVAAYVAGHTDHINLVVAHRPNVAYPTLTAKTFATLDHISGGRFEVHVITGGSTADQAAEGDFLAKDDRYGRTREFIQILKQAWTSDQRFDFNGEHYRFEQFLADIKPVQQPRPRISFGGSSAAAYAVGAAKADIFALWGEPLAGTREQLATIDAEAARAGRADRPIIQIAFRPIIGATEELAWEKAESILGRIKDVKAGPAPTRLRSKTPENAGSQRLLKAVAEGEHHDRALWTAPTGVTGGGGNSTALVGTPDTIAAALLDYYDLGIRIFSARGYDIYDDAIDFGRYVIPLVRSEVAHREQRKAS, from the coding sequence ATGCCAGTTGAGTTCCTGGGCATCGCCGGGACCAACCCGGCCAGCGAGGTGACGCCGCGAACCGGCGGCCCGCTGGACCTCGAGTACACGGCCAAACTGGCCCGCGCCCACGAGGACAACGGCTGGGACCGCATCCTGTTCGCGTATCACTCGGGCTCGCCCGATCCCGCACAGGTCGCGGCGTACGTCGCCGGCCACACCGACCACATCAACCTGGTCGTCGCGCACCGGCCGAACGTCGCCTACCCGACCCTGACCGCGAAGACCTTCGCGACGCTGGACCACATCAGTGGCGGCCGGTTCGAGGTGCACGTGATCACCGGTGGCTCCACCGCGGACCAGGCCGCAGAGGGCGACTTCCTCGCCAAGGACGACCGGTACGGGCGGACCCGCGAGTTCATCCAGATCCTCAAGCAGGCCTGGACGTCCGACCAGCGCTTCGATTTCAACGGCGAGCACTACCGCTTCGAGCAGTTCCTCGCCGACATCAAGCCGGTGCAGCAACCACGTCCGCGGATCTCGTTCGGTGGCTCGTCCGCTGCGGCGTACGCCGTCGGTGCCGCGAAAGCCGACATCTTCGCGCTGTGGGGCGAACCGCTCGCCGGGACCCGCGAACAGCTCGCGACGATCGATGCCGAGGCCGCTCGCGCGGGCCGGGCTGATCGCCCGATCATCCAGATCGCGTTCCGGCCGATCATCGGCGCGACCGAGGAACTGGCCTGGGAGAAGGCGGAGAGCATCCTCGGCCGGATCAAGGACGTCAAGGCGGGACCGGCTCCGACCCGTCTCCGCTCGAAGACGCCCGAGAACGCCGGATCCCAGCGTCTGCTCAAGGCCGTCGCGGAGGGCGAGCACCACGACCGCGCGCTGTGGACCGCGCCGACCGGTGTTACCGGTGGAGGCGGTAACTCGACGGCACTGGTCGGTACGCCGGACACGATCGCGGCCGCCCTCCTCGACTACTACGACCTCGGCATCCGGATCTTCTCCGCCCGCGGTTACGACATCTACGACGACGCGATCGACTTCGGCCGGTACGTCATCCCGCTCGTCCGCTCCGAGGTAGCCCACCGCGAACAGAGGAAGGCCTCATGA
- a CDS encoding FAD/NAD(P)-binding protein codes for MTVAELHPWKEPPATIVFVGGGPRTVGLLERFAASAPELLDGRDVEIHVVDPYPIGGGRIWRREQSRLLWMNSMTSDVTIFTDESVECDGPIVPGPDLATWVAGEGAVILEKAGLEQPGPMDFPPRLVQAEYLAWVWERVVRDLPATVTTHRERAVELTADQRVILESGREIAADAVVLALGYLDRLPTASESAWAAQAADAGLTYVPPGYTADVDLDGLWPKSPVIVRGFGQAFIDLMVLLTEGRGGWYDECDGLLTYHPSGDEPILYVGSRRGVPYHAKLGYTVAGTKPVPTRYLTAEALGDGLLDFDREVAPLIDKELAYAHYKQLFAAHPERVVGSWKEFENALDDWTPGFEDVVASAVPDPADRFVRSEIDRPLAGRSFEDRAGFERFMTGLIEGDLVRRADPAYSADLAVFNALLSIYSVLSRAITDGQLSDEDRVRKVETEWHGFFSFVASGPPPRRLEELLALHRAGIVRFAGPDLDVAIDNDVFVAKSPGVEGEIRARAFVEARLPRPDVLATTDPLLRGLLDSGALAADELFAADGTSLGGGQLKADSRSRAIRADGSTHEELFLLGPSVSGSAGSSGFSRPYFNGPGFRQNDAVARDLLKLLAPTVRKEERHAS; via the coding sequence ATGACCGTGGCGGAGCTGCATCCCTGGAAGGAGCCGCCGGCAACCATCGTGTTCGTCGGCGGAGGGCCGCGGACGGTCGGGCTGCTCGAGCGGTTCGCGGCGAGCGCGCCGGAGCTGCTCGACGGCCGCGACGTGGAGATCCATGTGGTCGATCCGTATCCGATCGGTGGCGGGCGGATCTGGCGGCGGGAGCAGTCGCGGCTGCTGTGGATGAACTCGATGACGTCGGACGTCACGATCTTCACCGACGAATCGGTCGAGTGCGACGGGCCGATCGTCCCGGGGCCGGACCTCGCGACCTGGGTCGCCGGTGAGGGCGCGGTGATCCTGGAGAAGGCCGGGCTGGAGCAGCCGGGGCCGATGGACTTCCCACCGCGGCTGGTACAGGCGGAGTACCTGGCGTGGGTGTGGGAGCGCGTCGTCCGCGATCTCCCCGCGACCGTGACCACCCATCGCGAGCGGGCGGTCGAGCTCACCGCGGACCAGCGGGTGATTCTCGAGTCGGGCCGGGAGATCGCGGCCGACGCGGTGGTCCTTGCCCTCGGCTACCTGGATCGGTTGCCCACGGCATCCGAATCCGCCTGGGCCGCCCAAGCTGCCGACGCGGGGTTGACCTATGTCCCGCCCGGCTACACCGCGGACGTCGATCTCGACGGGCTGTGGCCGAAGTCCCCGGTGATCGTGCGCGGGTTCGGGCAGGCCTTCATCGACCTGATGGTCCTGCTCACCGAAGGACGCGGCGGCTGGTACGACGAGTGCGACGGACTGCTCACGTACCACCCGTCGGGCGACGAGCCGATCCTGTACGTCGGCTCGCGGCGGGGCGTGCCGTATCACGCCAAGCTCGGCTACACCGTCGCCGGGACGAAGCCGGTGCCTACGCGGTATCTGACTGCCGAGGCTCTTGGTGACGGCTTGCTCGACTTCGATCGTGAGGTGGCGCCTTTGATCGACAAGGAGCTGGCGTACGCCCATTACAAGCAGCTGTTCGCCGCCCACCCCGAACGAGTGGTCGGCTCGTGGAAGGAGTTCGAGAACGCGCTGGACGATTGGACGCCGGGCTTCGAGGATGTAGTCGCCTCGGCGGTGCCCGATCCGGCCGACCGGTTCGTTCGCTCGGAGATCGACCGGCCGTTGGCCGGACGGTCGTTCGAGGATCGCGCAGGTTTCGAGCGGTTCATGACCGGGTTGATCGAAGGCGATCTGGTCCGGCGGGCGGATCCGGCGTACTCGGCGGATCTGGCAGTGTTCAACGCCTTGCTGAGCATCTACAGCGTGTTGTCGCGGGCGATCACCGACGGGCAGTTGTCCGACGAGGATCGGGTCCGCAAGGTCGAGACCGAGTGGCACGGGTTCTTCTCGTTCGTCGCCAGCGGGCCGCCGCCGCGGCGGTTGGAGGAACTGCTCGCACTGCATCGCGCCGGGATCGTGCGGTTCGCCGGACCTGATCTTGACGTTGCTATCGACAATGACGTTTTCGTTGCCAAGAGCCCCGGTGTCGAAGGGGAGATCCGGGCGCGGGCATTCGTCGAAGCGCGGTTGCCGCGGCCCGACGTCCTCGCCACGACCGATCCGCTGCTGCGCGGTCTGCTCGACTCCGGCGCACTTGCGGCCGACGAACTGTTCGCTGCCGACGGGACGAGTCTCGGCGGCGGTCAACTCAAGGCCGACTCGCGGTCCCGGGCGATCCGCGCCGACGGGTCCACGCACGAAGAGCTGTTCCTGCTCGGGCCGTCCGTGTCGGGCTCGGCCGGCTCGTCCGGGTTCTCCCGGCCGTATTTCAACGGTCCCGGCTTCCGGCAGAACGACGCCGTCGCCAGGGACCTGCTCAAGCTGCTCGCACCTACCGTACGGAAGGAAGAACGCCATGCCAGTTGA
- a CDS encoding NtaA/DmoA family FMN-dependent monooxygenase (This protein belongs to a clade of FMN-dependent monooxygenases, within a broader family of flavin-dependent oxidoreductases, the luciferase-like monooxygenase (LMM) family, some of whose members use coenzyme F420 rather than FMN.), whose amino-acid sequence MTKQIHLAAHFPGVNNTTVWSDPQAGSQIDFSSFRYLAETAERGTFDFFFLAEGLRLREVKGKIHDLDVVGRPESLTVLSALAAVTTHLGLAATVNSTFNEPYELAKRLSTLDHLSGGRAAWNVVTSWDAFTGENFRRGGYLDKADRYVRAQESLRIVRKLWNSWSEDQLVLDQAAGAFAREGAGAFADEGAHFDIRGRFGLPPSPQGRPVIIQAGDSEQGREFAASDADVIFSRHGTFEAGKTFYKDVKSRLSKYGRSEDSLKIMPAVTVVVADTDDEAIDKAAHIREQQVSGPTALVLAELLWGRDLSAYDPDGPLPAEDPVVGSSVTQGRVGYNDPFPIVAEWRAQAEAHGWSLRQTVINQQNRQTFIGSPATVAEAINHHVQEDAADGFVLVPHLTPSGLDDFVDRVVPLLRERGVFRDEYAGTTLRSNLGLQV is encoded by the coding sequence ATGACCAAGCAGATTCATCTGGCTGCGCACTTCCCGGGGGTCAACAACACAACCGTCTGGTCGGATCCCCAGGCTGGCTCGCAGATCGACTTCAGTTCTTTCAGGTACTTGGCGGAGACGGCCGAGCGGGGCACGTTCGACTTCTTCTTCCTGGCCGAGGGGCTGCGGCTGCGTGAGGTGAAGGGGAAGATCCACGATCTCGACGTCGTCGGGCGGCCCGAGTCGCTGACCGTGCTCAGCGCGCTGGCTGCCGTGACCACGCACCTCGGCCTGGCGGCGACAGTGAACTCGACGTTCAACGAGCCGTACGAACTGGCGAAGCGACTGTCCACGCTCGATCACCTGTCCGGCGGGCGCGCGGCGTGGAACGTCGTCACGTCCTGGGATGCGTTCACCGGCGAGAACTTCCGCCGCGGCGGGTACCTCGACAAGGCGGATCGCTACGTCCGCGCCCAGGAATCGCTGCGGATCGTCCGCAAACTCTGGAACTCCTGGAGCGAGGACCAGCTTGTCCTCGACCAGGCGGCGGGTGCGTTCGCCCGCGAGGGCGCTGGGGCCTTCGCGGACGAAGGCGCACACTTCGACATCCGCGGACGGTTCGGGCTGCCGCCGTCGCCGCAGGGCCGGCCGGTGATCATCCAGGCGGGTGACAGCGAGCAGGGCCGGGAATTCGCGGCGTCGGACGCGGACGTGATCTTCAGCCGGCACGGGACGTTCGAGGCCGGGAAGACCTTCTACAAGGACGTGAAGTCGCGGCTGTCGAAGTACGGGCGGAGCGAGGACTCGCTGAAGATCATGCCCGCGGTGACGGTCGTGGTCGCTGACACGGACGACGAGGCGATCGACAAGGCGGCGCACATCCGGGAACAGCAGGTGTCCGGTCCGACTGCGCTCGTCCTCGCGGAACTGCTGTGGGGACGCGACCTCTCGGCGTACGACCCGGACGGTCCGCTGCCTGCCGAGGACCCGGTCGTGGGTTCGTCGGTGACGCAGGGGCGGGTCGGGTACAACGATCCGTTCCCGATCGTCGCGGAATGGCGGGCGCAGGCGGAGGCACACGGCTGGTCGCTACGGCAGACCGTGATCAACCAGCAGAACCGGCAGACGTTCATCGGCTCGCCGGCCACGGTCGCCGAGGCGATCAACCATCACGTCCAGGAGGACGCCGCCGACGGCTTCGTCCTGGTCCCACACCTCACTCCGTCAGGTCTCGACGACTTCGTCGACCGGGTCGTCCCGCTCCTGCGTGAGCGCGGCGTCTTCCGCGACGAGTACGCCGGTACGACGCTCCGCTCGAACCTCGGGTTGCAGGTATGA
- a CDS encoding LLM class flavin-dependent oxidoreductase — protein sequence MIVGLEIDGAGTDPAAWRGAEVDPRAILTGELALRAVQRAEAAGIDFVTFVDALEAPDDVPDRVSVRLDALGLAARIAPLTERIGLLPTITVTHTEPFHVQASVATLDHVSGGRGGWVADVSSSAAAAAVIGRREPAPAADTWREARYVVDVSRRLWDSWEDDAIIRDASTGRYVDRERLHYVTFTSPTFSIKGPSIVPRPPQGHPVTAVRVNTPEALEAAADAELVLLPDSSDLPTQLNALVLVSVDARPHLDGVDRLVERIEGLAAAGADGVHLRPASLELDVPVIADELLPRLRERGLVGAADRGGSLRGRLGLGRPANRYAGSER from the coding sequence ATGATCGTTGGTCTCGAGATCGATGGTGCCGGTACGGATCCAGCTGCGTGGCGTGGGGCCGAGGTTGACCCGCGGGCGATCCTCACCGGTGAACTGGCTCTGCGGGCGGTGCAACGGGCGGAGGCGGCCGGGATCGACTTCGTCACCTTCGTGGACGCGTTGGAGGCGCCGGACGACGTACCCGATCGGGTGAGTGTGCGGCTGGATGCGCTCGGGCTGGCTGCGCGGATCGCGCCGTTGACGGAGCGGATCGGGCTGTTGCCGACGATCACTGTCACGCACACGGAGCCGTTCCATGTGCAGGCGTCGGTTGCCACGCTCGACCATGTTTCGGGCGGGCGCGGCGGCTGGGTCGCGGACGTGTCGTCGTCGGCCGCCGCGGCCGCGGTCATCGGGCGCCGTGAGCCCGCGCCCGCTGCGGACACATGGCGAGAGGCGCGGTACGTCGTCGACGTGAGCCGGCGTCTGTGGGATTCGTGGGAGGACGACGCGATCATCCGCGACGCATCCACCGGCCGCTACGTCGACCGGGAGCGTCTGCACTACGTCACCTTCACGTCGCCGACCTTCAGCATCAAGGGACCGTCGATCGTCCCCCGTCCGCCCCAAGGCCATCCCGTCACGGCCGTCCGGGTGAACACACCTGAAGCATTGGAGGCAGCCGCCGACGCCGAGCTCGTACTGCTTCCCGACAGCAGCGACTTACCCACCCAGCTCAACGCCCTGGTGCTCGTGTCGGTGGACGCGCGACCTCACCTCGACGGCGTGGACAGGCTCGTCGAGCGGATCGAGGGATTGGCTGCGGCCGGGGCCGACGGCGTACATCTTCGGCCCGCGTCGCTGGAGCTGGACGTGCCGGTGATCGCGGATGAGCTGTTGCCACGGTTGCGGGAGCGCGGGTTGGTGGGGGCGGCGGACCGCGGCGGGAGTCTGCGCGGGCGGCTCGGGCTGGGGCGACCTGCGAACAGGTATGCGGGGAGTGAGCGATGA
- the ssuE gene encoding NADPH-dependent FMN reductase, whose protein sequence is MATIATLSSSPSVPSRTDAVLDYVTKRLISHGHTVTPIVLRDLPAEPLVRGQADHPAIAAAAAVLEAADAVVVTTPVYKAAYSGLLKVFLDLLPQYALKGKTVLPLATGGTPAHVLVIDYALRPVLTSLGAGAIGQGWFVLSSHIHLYDGGGVLLDQAASVPLYQVTEAFLATVEGEQVIESGPVQLAAVEAVRVRPEDPEAAPLLADLVVEYSSRYGRTNENTQLTEVPASDFHVESGGAFVLLRYGGQTVAGGAIRRYDDETAEVKRMWTSHLHRRQGLGRRVLAELEAAAADLGYRRLYLTTGPRQPEAAGLYLAAGFEPQFDTSVDPESIGPLPFTKEIPVALKVAS, encoded by the coding sequence ATGGCGACCATTGCAACCCTCTCGAGCAGTCCGTCGGTACCTTCCCGCACGGACGCCGTTCTCGACTATGTCACCAAGCGCCTGATCAGCCACGGTCACACCGTCACGCCGATCGTGTTGCGCGACCTCCCGGCCGAGCCGTTGGTGCGAGGTCAGGCCGATCATCCGGCGATCGCCGCGGCGGCCGCGGTCCTCGAGGCTGCGGACGCGGTGGTCGTCACGACGCCGGTCTACAAGGCGGCGTACTCCGGTCTGCTGAAGGTGTTCCTCGACCTGCTCCCGCAGTACGCGCTGAAGGGCAAGACGGTGTTGCCGTTGGCAACGGGCGGTACGCCGGCGCATGTGCTGGTGATCGACTACGCGCTGCGGCCGGTGCTGACGAGCCTCGGTGCTGGAGCGATCGGGCAGGGCTGGTTCGTGTTGTCGTCGCACATCCACTTGTACGACGGCGGCGGGGTCCTGCTCGATCAGGCGGCGTCGGTGCCGCTGTACCAGGTGACGGAGGCGTTCCTCGCGACGGTCGAGGGCGAGCAGGTCATCGAGAGCGGGCCGGTGCAGCTCGCCGCGGTGGAGGCGGTCCGGGTGCGGCCCGAGGACCCCGAGGCGGCGCCGCTGCTCGCGGATCTGGTGGTCGAGTACAGCAGCCGGTACGGGCGGACCAACGAGAACACGCAGCTGACCGAAGTACCCGCGTCCGACTTCCATGTCGAGAGCGGCGGGGCGTTCGTGCTGCTGCGGTACGGCGGTCAGACGGTGGCCGGCGGCGCGATCCGTCGGTACGACGACGAGACCGCCGAGGTGAAGCGGATGTGGACGTCGCACCTGCATCGGCGGCAGGGCCTGGGGCGTCGGGTGCTGGCGGAGTTGGAGGCAGCGGCCGCGGATCTCGGGTATCGGCGGCTGTACCTGACGACCGGGCCCCGTCAGCCGGAGGCGGCTGGGCTGTATCTGGCGGCCGGCTTCGAGCCGCAGTTCGACACGTCGGTCGATCCCGAGTCGATCGGTCCGCTGCCTTTCACGAAGGAGATTCCGGTGGCATTGAAGGTGGCGTCATGA